In Phaseolus vulgaris cultivar G19833 chromosome 10, P. vulgaris v2.0, whole genome shotgun sequence, a single genomic region encodes these proteins:
- the LOC137818820 gene encoding abscisic acid receptor PYL4-like, with protein sequence MSSLLLHLINRTDSAAANCHDALLVKPFEAVPDAVARYHSHAVAENQCCSAVVQEIAASVPTVWSVVRRFDNPQAYKHFVKSCHVIGGDGDVGTLREVHIISGLPAARSTERLEILDDERHVISFSVVGGDHRLANYRSVTTLHPAAAGSGTVVVESFVVDVPPGNTPEDTRVFVDTIVRCNLQSLAQTSENLAPRNNNNDYKFCS encoded by the coding sequence ATGTCTTCCCTTCTCCTCCACCTGATCAACCGCACCGACTCCGCCGCCGCAAACTGTCATGATGCTCTCCTCGTGAAGCCCTTTGAGGCGGTGCCTGACGCCGTGGCGCGTTACCACAGTCACGCGGTGGCTGAAAACCAGTGCTGCTCGGCAGTGGTGCAGGAGATCGCCGCCTCGGTGCCCACCGTGTGGTCCGTCGTGCGGCGCTTTGACAACCCTCAGGCCTACAAGCACTTCGTGAAGAGCTGTCACGTCATTGGAGGCGACGGCGACGTCGGGACGCTCCGGGAAGTCCACATCATCTCCGGCCTCCCCGCAGCGCGGAGCACCGAGCGCCTCGAGATCCTCGACGACGAGCGCCACGTCATCAGCTTCAGCGTCGTCGGCGGGGACCACCGCCTCGCCAACTACCGCTCCGTCACCACTCTCCACCCCGCCGCTGCCGGTTCCGGCACGGTGGTTGTGGAGTCCTTCGTGGTGGATGTGCCACCCGGGAACACGCCCGAAGACACGCGCGTGTTCGTGGACACAATCGTAAGGTGCAACCTTCAGTCACTTGCGCAAACCTCGGAGAACTTAGCGCCACGAAACAACAACAA